A stretch of the Nitratireductor thuwali genome encodes the following:
- a CDS encoding acyl carrier protein — protein MSDTAERVKKIVVEHLGVDADKVTEGASFIDDLGADSLDTVELVMAFEEEFGVEIPDDAAETILTVGDAVKYIDKATA, from the coding sequence ATGAGCGATACTGCAGAACGCGTCAAGAAAATCGTGGTCGAACACCTGGGTGTCGATGCCGACAAGGTCACCGAGGGTGCCAGCTTCATCGACGATCTTGGCGCGGACAGCCTCGACACCGTCGAGCTGGTAATGGCGTTCGAGGAAGAGTTTGGCGTTGAAATTCCGGACGACGCGGCCGAGACGATCCTTACCGTCGGCGACGCCGTCAAGTACATCGACAAGGCCACGGCCTGA
- the fabF gene encoding beta-ketoacyl-ACP synthase II yields the protein MRRVVVTGMGLLSPFGLGVEHGWQQLLSGRSAARRIDQFEVDDLPCKIANIIPREGDGAFNADDFLEPREQRKVGDFITYGIAAADQALADSGWEPKTEDEKYATGVLIGSGIGGIEGIAENALILHERGPRRISPFFIPGNIINLVSGQVSIRHGLKGPNHAVVTACSTGAHAIGDAARLIMLADADVMLAGGAESPVTRLSMAGFSACKALSTSYNDTPEKASRPYDRDRDGFVMGEGAGVVVLEELEHAKARGARIYAEVIGYGLTGDAYHITAPAEDGDGAYRCMKAAIKRAGVEPADVDYINAHGTSTMADTIELKAVERLMGDASSKVSMSSTKSSIGHLLGAAGAAEAIFSILAIRDNTAPPTINLDNPQAETPIDLVPNAPRKRQIDVALSNSFGFGGTNASLVFRRYDA from the coding sequence ATGAGACGTGTCGTCGTCACCGGTATGGGATTGCTTTCGCCATTCGGCCTTGGGGTCGAACATGGCTGGCAGCAATTGTTGAGCGGCCGCAGCGCGGCCAGGCGCATCGACCAATTCGAGGTCGATGACCTGCCATGCAAGATCGCCAACATCATCCCGCGCGAAGGCGACGGCGCGTTCAACGCGGATGATTTTCTGGAGCCGCGCGAGCAGCGCAAGGTCGGCGATTTCATCACCTACGGGATTGCCGCTGCGGACCAGGCGCTGGCCGATTCGGGCTGGGAGCCGAAGACCGAGGACGAGAAATACGCCACCGGCGTCTTGATCGGCTCGGGCATCGGCGGCATCGAGGGTATCGCGGAGAACGCGCTCATCCTTCATGAGCGTGGCCCGCGCCGCATCAGCCCGTTCTTCATTCCAGGCAACATCATCAATCTGGTTTCGGGCCAGGTGTCGATCCGCCATGGATTGAAGGGGCCGAACCATGCGGTGGTCACTGCCTGCTCGACCGGTGCGCACGCCATCGGCGATGCCGCGCGCCTCATCATGCTAGCCGATGCCGATGTGATGCTGGCAGGCGGCGCCGAATCGCCCGTCACGCGTCTTTCCATGGCCGGCTTCTCGGCGTGCAAGGCGCTCTCCACCAGCTACAACGACACACCGGAAAAGGCCTCGCGCCCCTATGACCGCGACCGCGACGGCTTTGTCATGGGCGAGGGAGCGGGCGTCGTCGTCCTCGAGGAGCTTGAGCACGCCAAGGCGCGGGGTGCCAGGATCTATGCCGAGGTCATCGGCTACGGCCTGACCGGCGATGCCTATCACATCACGGCGCCGGCCGAAGACGGCGACGGCGCCTATCGCTGCATGAAGGCGGCCATCAAACGTGCGGGCGTGGAGCCTGCCGATGTCGACTACATTAATGCCCACGGCACCTCCACGATGGCCGATACGATCGAGTTGAAGGCCGTCGAGCGGCTCATGGGCGATGCGTCGAGCAAGGTGTCGATGTCGTCCACCAAATCGTCGATAGGCCATCTTCTTGGCGCCGCAGGCGCCGCCGAGGCGATCTTCTCGATCCTCGCCATTCGCGACAATACCGCGCCGCCGACGATCAATCTCGACAATCCGCAGGCTGAAACGCCGATAGATCTCGTGCCCAATGCGCCACGTAAACGGCAGATCGATGTTGCGCTGTCCAATTCCTTTGGCTTCGGCGGCACCAACGCATCGCTGGTCTTCCGCCGGTACGACGCCTGA
- the mltG gene encoding endolytic transglycosylase MltG, with protein sequence MTGNSQEGSGFGRQPNKPPRAVVAKSAREALRPEAGTPPPKRSRQSRNQFVVFLNFVLSSIVFLVIAAGIVFYFGKREFEGPGPSEAAETILVRPNMSVRDIADALEREGLISDQRIFLLGLRAHGADSKLKAGEYEIKARASMKEIMELMESGKSVLYSLTIPEGLTVRQVFDRIAATEELSGELPEELPPEGSLAADTLRFTRGLERKAVVEKLMADQQEMVDAIWERRADDLPIKTKEEFVTLASIVEKETGRADERSRVAAVFLNRLERGMRLQSDPTIIYGLFGGAGKPSDRPIYRSDIEKETPYNTYLIDGLPPTPIANPGRAALEAVANPSRTDDLYFVADGTGGHAFATTLNEHNENVARWRRIEREQKSKAEEAAKDAAATEGAGGD encoded by the coding sequence ATGACGGGTAATTCACAAGAAGGCAGCGGTTTCGGCCGGCAACCGAACAAGCCGCCCAGGGCTGTGGTGGCCAAATCCGCGCGCGAGGCACTGCGTCCCGAAGCCGGGACCCCACCGCCCAAGCGTTCGCGCCAGTCGCGCAACCAGTTCGTGGTTTTCCTGAATTTCGTCCTTTCCTCGATCGTGTTCCTGGTGATCGCGGCGGGCATCGTCTTCTACTTCGGCAAGCGCGAATTTGAAGGACCGGGCCCGTCCGAGGCGGCGGAGACCATCCTGGTCCGCCCCAATATGAGCGTGCGCGACATCGCCGACGCGCTGGAGCGCGAAGGGCTGATCAGCGACCAGCGCATCTTCCTGCTCGGCCTGCGCGCCCATGGCGCCGACAGCAAGCTCAAAGCCGGCGAGTACGAGATCAAGGCGCGTGCCTCCATGAAGGAAATCATGGAGCTTATGGAAAGCGGCAAATCGGTTCTTTATTCGCTGACCATTCCCGAAGGCCTGACCGTCAGGCAGGTTTTCGACCGCATTGCGGCGACCGAGGAGCTTTCGGGTGAACTGCCCGAGGAGCTTCCGCCCGAAGGCAGCCTTGCCGCCGACACCTTGCGCTTCACCCGCGGCCTTGAGCGGAAGGCGGTCGTGGAAAAGCTGATGGCCGACCAGCAGGAGATGGTGGATGCGATCTGGGAGCGCCGCGCCGACGATCTGCCCATTAAGACGAAGGAGGAGTTCGTCACGCTGGCCTCGATAGTGGAGAAGGAGACGGGGCGCGCCGACGAGCGTTCGCGCGTGGCCGCGGTGTTCCTGAACCGGCTGGAAAGGGGCATGCGCCTGCAGTCGGACCCGACCATCATCTACGGGCTCTTCGGCGGCGCCGGCAAACCTTCCGACCGGCCGATCTACCGCTCGGACATCGAGAAGGAAACGCCCTACAACACCTACCTGATCGACGGCCTGCCGCCGACGCCCATCGCCAATCCGGGGCGCGCCGCCCTAGAGGCGGTCGCCAATCCGTCGCGTACGGACGATCTCTATTTCGTCGCCGACGGCACCGGGGGGCACGCCTTCGCCACGACGCTGAACGAGCACAATGAGAATGTCGCGCGCTGGCGCAGGATAGAGCGCGAGCAGAAAAGCAAGGCGGAAGAGGCGGCAAAGGACGCAGCCGCGACCGAAGGGGCGGGCGGCGACTGA
- a CDS encoding YicC/YloC family endoribonuclease has product MTLQSMTGFARAAREDEQASVSWELRSVNGRGLEARLRLPPGFERLEQPAKALIQKRFTRGNIQASLTIARGAMLRRPVIDEEFLIELTKLAKRLEEQYGAAPATADGLLALRGVMDIPDTGADEEVREHLDAIALAALDGALDELEQARIDEGASLAALLTAQIMTIETLTHRVENDASREPASIRARLEEQVRLLLEAAPSLDEGRLLQEAAYLATKADIREEIDRLKTHVATARTLMEKGGPIGRKLDFLAQEFNRESNTLCSKSNAATVTAIGLELKAVVDQFREQVQNLE; this is encoded by the coding sequence ATGACGCTGCAAAGCATGACGGGCTTCGCCCGTGCGGCGCGCGAGGATGAACAGGCCTCCGTGTCCTGGGAACTGCGCTCGGTGAATGGCCGGGGGCTGGAGGCGCGCCTGCGTCTTCCGCCGGGATTCGAGCGGCTTGAACAGCCCGCGAAAGCCCTGATCCAGAAGCGCTTCACGCGCGGCAACATCCAAGCAAGCCTGACGATTGCGCGTGGCGCGATGCTCCGCCGCCCGGTCATCGACGAGGAGTTCCTGATCGAGCTGACCAAGCTCGCCAAGCGTCTGGAGGAGCAATACGGCGCCGCGCCGGCCACCGCCGACGGCCTGCTTGCCCTGCGTGGCGTGATGGACATTCCGGACACGGGCGCGGACGAGGAGGTGCGGGAGCATCTTGACGCGATTGCCCTGGCCGCGCTCGACGGCGCGCTGGACGAACTGGAACAGGCACGGATAGACGAGGGAGCCTCGCTGGCCGCTTTGCTGACCGCCCAGATCATGACCATCGAAACGCTGACACACCGCGTCGAAAACGACGCTTCGCGGGAACCGGCCAGTATCCGCGCGCGCCTTGAGGAGCAGGTTCGGCTTCTGCTCGAAGCAGCGCCGTCGCTGGACGAGGGCCGCCTGCTGCAGGAGGCCGCCTATCTGGCCACCAAAGCCGACATACGCGAAGAGATCGACCGGCTGAAGACCCATGTCGCCACCGCCCGCACGCTGATGGAAAAGGGCGGCCCTATCGGGCGCAAGCTCGACTTCCTGGCGCAGGAGTTCAATCGCGAATCGAACACGTTATGCTCCAAGTCCAACGCCGCCACGGTCACCGCGATCGGCCTGGAGCTCAAGGCCGTCGTGGACCAGTTCCGCGAGCAGGTTCAGAACCTGGAGTAG
- the gmk gene encoding guanylate kinase, whose amino-acid sequence MDGKAPSADIRRRGVMLVLSSPSGAGKSTIARSLLENDHSFEISVSVTTRPRRASEIQGVHYHFKTQREFELLRDNDDLLEWAEVHGNYYGTPRRPVEEAIAEGRDMLFDIDWQGAEQLRERMRGDIVSIFILPPSMKELLSRLTRRAEDTVETIQTRLQNARFEIEKWRDYDYVVINEDLDRAFESVRAIVQAERLRRDRRPGLFDFVADLLAEKPA is encoded by the coding sequence ATGGACGGGAAAGCCCCATCCGCCGACATACGCCGCCGGGGCGTCATGCTGGTATTGTCGTCGCCCTCCGGCGCCGGCAAGTCCACCATTGCCCGCAGCCTGCTGGAAAACGACCACAGTTTCGAGATCTCCGTCAGCGTCACGACGCGTCCGCGCCGGGCGAGCGAAATCCAGGGCGTGCACTACCATTTCAAGACCCAGCGCGAATTCGAGCTGCTGCGCGACAACGACGATCTCCTCGAATGGGCCGAGGTCCACGGCAACTACTATGGAACGCCGCGCCGGCCGGTCGAGGAAGCGATTGCCGAGGGGCGGGACATGCTGTTCGACATCGACTGGCAAGGCGCCGAGCAGTTGCGCGAAAGGATGCGCGGCGACATCGTCTCCATCTTCATCCTGCCGCCCAGCATGAAGGAGCTGCTGTCGCGGCTGACCCGGCGGGCGGAGGACACGGTGGAGACCATCCAGACCCGGCTGCAGAACGCCCGCTTCGAGATCGAGAAATGGCGCGACTACGACTATGTCGTGATCAACGAGGATCTCGACCGGGCCTTCGAATCGGTGCGCGCCATCGTCCAGGCCGAGCGCCTGCGCCGTGACCGCCGGCCCGGCCTTTTCGACTTCGTCGCCGACCTTCTGGCAGAAAAGCCGGCCTGA
- the rsmA gene encoding 16S rRNA (adenine(1518)-N(6)/adenine(1519)-N(6))-dimethyltransferase RsmA yields MSLDGLPPLRDVIQRHGLSARKSLGQNFLLDLNLTGKVARAAGTLEGVTVIEVGPGPGGLTRALLAEGAAKVVAIERDERCLAAMAEIAAHYPGRLEIIAGDAMKTDFAELAGENPAVKIVANLPYNIGTELLVRWLTVKDWPPYYRSMTLMFQREVAERIVARPGDGHYGRLGVLAGWRTEARIAFDVPPQAFTPPPKVVSSVVHIEPRRKPVAVDVKKLAQVTEAAFGQRRKMLRQSLKSLGGERLLEGVGIDPTRRAETLSVEEFAALANAI; encoded by the coding sequence ATGAGCCTCGACGGGCTGCCGCCCCTGCGCGACGTGATCCAGCGCCATGGGCTGTCGGCCCGCAAGTCGCTGGGGCAGAATTTCCTGCTCGACCTCAACCTCACCGGCAAGGTGGCGCGGGCGGCAGGCACGCTGGAGGGCGTTACGGTGATCGAGGTCGGGCCGGGGCCCGGCGGCCTGACACGGGCGCTTCTGGCCGAAGGTGCGGCAAAGGTCGTCGCCATAGAGCGGGACGAGCGCTGCCTGGCGGCAATGGCGGAGATCGCGGCCCATTATCCCGGACGGCTGGAGATCATCGCCGGCGACGCCATGAAAACCGATTTCGCCGAACTGGCGGGAGAGAACCCCGCCGTCAAGATCGTCGCCAACCTGCCGTACAATATCGGGACGGAACTGCTCGTCCGCTGGCTGACCGTGAAGGACTGGCCGCCCTACTACCGGTCGATGACGCTGATGTTCCAGCGCGAGGTGGCCGAAAGGATCGTGGCGCGGCCCGGCGACGGGCACTATGGCCGCCTCGGCGTGCTGGCCGGGTGGCGCACGGAAGCGCGAATCGCGTTCGACGTGCCGCCGCAGGCGTTCACGCCGCCGCCGAAGGTGGTCTCTTCGGTCGTCCACATCGAGCCCCGCCGGAAGCCGGTCGCGGTGGACGTGAAGAAGCTGGCGCAGGTCACCGAGGCGGCCTTCGGCCAGCGCCGCAAGATGCTGCGGCAGAGCCTCAAGAGCCTTGGCGGCGAAAGACTCTTGGAAGGCGTGGGCATCGACCCGACACGGCGGGCCGAAACGCTGTCCGTGGAAGAATTCGCCGCGCTGGCGAACGCAATCTGA
- the pdxA gene encoding 4-hydroxythreonine-4-phosphate dehydrogenase PdxA has protein sequence MASGRHTVPPLAVSIGEPAGIGPEIVIAAWLSRARLSLPSLYVLGDPALLSARAERLGLRLPIAETSPDDATRHFPDALPVVPLENRLEDTPGLPSAANAAGTIEAIRRGAEDAMAGLAAALVTCPIAKKPLYDAGFSFPGHTEYLGALAEEATGGDAFPVMMLAGPDLRTVPVTVHQALAGVPAALDKELIVKVGAILARDLETRFGIAAPRIAVAGLNPHAGEGGAMGREDIDVIAPAIAALRDQGIDAFGPLPADTMFHTAARGNYDAALCMYHDQALIPVKTLAFDDTVNVTLGLPFIRTSPDHGTAFDIAGKGIARPDSLIAAIRLAHALALRVRSS, from the coding sequence TTGGCATCCGGCCGCCACACTGTTCCCCCGCTCGCCGTCAGCATTGGCGAGCCGGCCGGCATCGGCCCGGAAATTGTGATTGCCGCATGGCTGTCGCGCGCGCGCCTTTCGCTGCCGTCCCTCTATGTTCTCGGCGATCCGGCGCTGCTGTCGGCGCGGGCCGAAAGGCTGGGCCTCCGGTTACCGATCGCCGAGACCTCGCCAGATGACGCCACGCGGCATTTTCCCGATGCGCTGCCCGTCGTTCCGCTGGAAAACCGCCTCGAAGACACGCCTGGCCTGCCGTCAGCGGCCAATGCCGCCGGCACCATCGAGGCGATCCGGCGAGGCGCCGAGGACGCCATGGCCGGCCTTGCCGCCGCGCTGGTCACCTGCCCTATCGCCAAGAAACCGCTCTATGACGCCGGCTTCTCCTTCCCCGGTCATACGGAATATCTCGGCGCGCTGGCCGAAGAAGCGACGGGTGGTGACGCCTTTCCCGTGATGATGCTTGCCGGCCCGGACCTGCGAACGGTTCCGGTGACCGTGCACCAGGCGCTCGCCGGCGTACCGGCGGCGCTGGACAAAGAGCTGATCGTGAAGGTCGGCGCCATCCTTGCCCGCGATCTTGAAACCCGCTTCGGCATCGCCGCACCGCGCATCGCCGTTGCCGGCCTCAACCCGCATGCCGGCGAAGGCGGCGCGATGGGCCGCGAGGATATCGACGTCATCGCCCCGGCGATCGCCGCCCTGCGCGATCAGGGCATTGATGCCTTTGGCCCGCTGCCCGCCGACACGATGTTCCATACGGCCGCGCGGGGAAACTACGATGCGGCGCTGTGCATGTATCACGATCAGGCGCTGATCCCGGTAAAGACGCTCGCCTTCGACGATACGGTGAACGTCACGCTGGGCCTGCCCTTCATCCGGACATCCCCCGACCACGGCACGGCCTTCGACATCGCCGGAAAGGGCATCGCCCGTCCCGATAGCCTGATAGCGGCGATCAGGCTTGCCCATGCGCTGGCGCTGAGGGTCCGCTCGTCATGA
- a CDS encoding peptidylprolyl isomerase encodes MTKLTKTGRKGRSRMMAIAMAAALPFMVMAPVQQAAATEILYVVNDTPVTSYDVARRAALLKLMRRSGNLQEVATEEMINQVLRQQEMARNRVTITNEMVNESYANFASSNNMSTAQLDQILGQSGVTKDHFKEFIRTQMGWGRVLQARGRSTVQLSQQDVVQKMLEQGGQKPSATEYMLQQVIFVVPASERSQLLGKRKREAQAMRDRFNGCENTVEFAKGLIDVTVRDLGRTLAPELPADWKDHVVKLQPGQATPVRETDRGVEFIGVCSAREVSDDHVAKLLFQNEQAEDKPMEKISEELTAELREKARIVKR; translated from the coding sequence ATGACGAAACTGACGAAAACCGGCCGCAAAGGCCGCTCGCGCATGATGGCCATCGCCATGGCGGCCGCCCTGCCCTTCATGGTGATGGCCCCGGTGCAGCAGGCCGCGGCGACTGAGATCCTGTACGTCGTGAACGATACGCCGGTGACCAGCTATGATGTCGCCCGGCGGGCAGCGCTCCTGAAGCTTATGCGCCGGAGCGGCAATCTGCAGGAGGTTGCGACGGAGGAAATGATCAACCAGGTCCTGCGCCAGCAGGAAATGGCCCGCAACAGGGTGACCATCACCAATGAGATGGTCAACGAATCCTATGCCAACTTCGCGTCGAGCAACAATATGAGCACCGCTCAGCTCGACCAGATTCTCGGCCAGTCCGGCGTCACAAAAGATCACTTCAAGGAGTTCATCCGCACCCAGATGGGTTGGGGACGGGTGCTGCAGGCCCGCGGCCGCTCGACGGTTCAGCTCAGCCAGCAGGACGTGGTGCAGAAAATGCTGGAGCAAGGCGGCCAGAAGCCGAGCGCGACGGAATACATGCTGCAGCAGGTCATCTTCGTCGTTCCGGCCAGCGAACGTTCGCAACTGCTTGGCAAGCGCAAGCGCGAGGCGCAGGCCATGCGGGACCGCTTCAATGGCTGTGAGAACACGGTCGAGTTCGCCAAGGGCCTGATCGACGTGACGGTGCGTGACCTTGGCCGCACGTTGGCGCCGGAGCTTCCGGCCGACTGGAAGGACCATGTCGTGAAGCTCCAGCCGGGCCAGGCAACCCCCGTGCGCGAGACGGATCGCGGCGTCGAGTTCATCGGCGTGTGCAGCGCGCGCGAGGTCTCCGACGATCACGTCGCCAAGCTGCTCTTCCAGAACGAGCAGGCGGAAGACAAGCCAATGGAGAAGATTTCCGAGGAACTGACGGCGGAGTTGCGCGAGAAAGCGCGCATCGTCAAGCGCTGA
- a CDS encoding LPS-assembly protein LptD — translation MGVAVKRGRGTTRLARRLRAKAGVALIALAASTGILLAQVAGFDRRDLPQGAQMLLTADTLVYDNDRNTISAVGGVQIEYAGNRLVAQRVTYNRQTSRVVASGNVEIVEEDGNRIYAQEIDVTDDFSEGFVQALRLETVDKTYFAAESAQRSGGNLTTFNKGVYTACEPCEEKPDKPPIWQIKAQKIIWNGEAKTVRFERARFEFFGMPIAYLPFFEVADPTVKRKSGFLIPSIRTGSQLGYGLKVPYYFALSPTYDLTVSATGYTKQGFLGEAEWRQQFNNGFYNLKIAGIRQNKPEAWGAGEVDSTVTNRAMVGSKGAFKINPRWSFGWDILAQTDKNFSRTYGIDGFSQSVHRSEVYLTGLDGRNYFDLRAMKFEVQESALDGSPSARNDKQPWVLPSFDYSYTPDQSIAGGELNIDVNAQGLIREEAMGDIGSTKLQGLEGGSARLTAEAEWKRSFIAPGGLMLTPMLHGRADAIGTDYAASSIAAVNVFGPSDVRSSYYRTMATAGLEARWPILFASASSTHIVEPIGQIFVRPDEPYHDRLGIPNEDAQSLVFDASTLFERDKFSGYDRIEGGTRANLGIRYSGTFVNGWTTQGLFGQSYHIAGVNSYASPDLVNVGAASGLETDVSDFVGMVGVAGPSGIAFSAAGRFDEKTFEMRRADLKAGATAGPITGSVEYAFIDAQPLYGFADDRREVTGRSRVRFAENWSGFASATYDLESKTLVKNSFGFAYDDECFIYSMTFSQTRTAETNETSQTFGFNISLRTLGDFGSSSGELGSAFSE, via the coding sequence GTGGGGGTAGCGGTGAAGAGGGGCCGTGGAACCACCCGCTTGGCGCGTCGATTGCGCGCGAAAGCGGGGGTGGCCCTTATTGCCCTTGCCGCCTCCACCGGCATTCTCCTCGCGCAGGTCGCCGGCTTCGACAGAAGAGACCTGCCGCAGGGCGCGCAGATGCTTCTGACCGCCGATACGCTTGTCTACGACAATGACCGCAACACGATCAGCGCGGTCGGCGGCGTGCAGATCGAGTATGCCGGCAACCGCCTCGTCGCCCAGCGCGTCACCTATAACAGGCAAACGTCGCGCGTCGTCGCCAGCGGCAATGTCGAGATCGTCGAGGAAGACGGCAACAGGATCTACGCGCAGGAGATCGACGTCACCGACGATTTCAGCGAAGGCTTCGTCCAGGCGCTGCGTCTTGAAACGGTGGACAAGACCTATTTCGCCGCCGAGAGCGCGCAGCGCTCGGGCGGCAACCTGACCACCTTCAACAAGGGCGTCTACACGGCATGCGAGCCATGCGAGGAAAAACCGGACAAGCCGCCGATCTGGCAGATCAAGGCGCAAAAGATCATCTGGAACGGTGAAGCCAAAACGGTCCGCTTCGAGCGCGCGCGCTTCGAATTTTTCGGCATGCCGATCGCCTATCTGCCGTTCTTCGAGGTCGCCGATCCCACCGTCAAGCGCAAGTCCGGCTTCCTTATTCCCAGCATAAGGACCGGAAGCCAGCTCGGCTACGGACTCAAGGTTCCCTATTACTTCGCCCTGTCGCCCACCTATGACCTGACAGTGTCGGCAACGGGATACACGAAGCAGGGATTTCTCGGCGAGGCCGAGTGGCGGCAGCAGTTCAACAACGGCTTCTACAATCTCAAGATTGCCGGCATCCGCCAGAACAAGCCGGAAGCATGGGGTGCCGGCGAGGTCGATTCGACGGTCACCAACCGCGCAATGGTCGGCTCCAAGGGCGCCTTTAAGATCAATCCCCGCTGGAGCTTCGGCTGGGACATTCTCGCCCAGACCGACAAGAATTTTTCCCGCACCTATGGCATCGACGGCTTCAGCCAGTCCGTCCATCGCTCGGAGGTCTATCTGACCGGGCTCGACGGCCGCAATTATTTCGACCTGCGGGCAATGAAGTTCGAGGTGCAGGAAAGCGCATTGGACGGCAGCCCCAGCGCCCGCAACGACAAGCAGCCGTGGGTGCTGCCGAGCTTCGACTATTCCTATACACCCGACCAATCCATCGCGGGCGGCGAGCTCAACATCGACGTGAATGCCCAGGGGCTCATCCGTGAAGAGGCCATGGGCGATATCGGCTCGACCAAGCTGCAAGGGCTGGAGGGCGGTTCCGCGCGGCTTACGGCCGAAGCGGAGTGGAAACGCAGCTTCATCGCCCCGGGCGGCCTGATGCTGACGCCGATGCTGCACGGCCGCGCCGACGCGATCGGCACGGATTATGCGGCGAGCTCCATCGCTGCCGTCAACGTGTTCGGGCCGAGCGACGTGCGCTCCTCCTATTACCGCACGATGGCCACCGCCGGCCTCGAGGCGCGCTGGCCGATCCTGTTCGCCAGCGCCAGCTCGACCCATATCGTCGAGCCCATCGGCCAGATCTTCGTGCGGCCCGACGAGCCCTATCACGATCGGCTGGGCATCCCCAACGAGGACGCGCAGTCGCTGGTGTTCGACGCCAGCACCCTTTTCGAGCGCGACAAGTTCTCCGGCTACGACCGCATCGAGGGCGGCACCCGCGCCAATCTCGGCATCCGCTATTCGGGCACCTTCGTGAACGGTTGGACCACGCAGGGCCTGTTCGGCCAGTCCTATCACATTGCCGGCGTCAATTCCTACGCATCGCCCGACCTCGTCAATGTGGGGGCTGCCTCCGGCCTGGAGACAGATGTTTCCGATTTCGTGGGCATGGTCGGAGTTGCCGGGCCGAGCGGCATCGCCTTCTCGGCGGCCGGCCGTTTCGATGAAAAGACATTCGAAATGCGCCGCGCCGACCTCAAAGCCGGGGCGACCGCCGGCCCGATCACGGGGTCCGTCGAATATGCCTTCATAGACGCACAGCCGCTTTATGGCTTCGCAGACGACCGGAGAGAAGTCACCGGGCGCTCGCGCGTGCGCTTTGCGGAGAATTGGAGCGGGTTTGCTTCGGCAACCTACGATCTGGAGAGCAAGACGCTCGTCAAGAACTCCTTCGGCTTCGCCTATGACGACGAATGCTTTATCTACTCGATGACGTTCTCACAGACGCGCACGGCCGAGACGAACGAAACCAGCCAGACCTTCGGTTTCAACATATCGCTGCGCACACTCGGCGATTTCGGCTCCAGTTCGGGCGAGCTCGGCAGCGCATTCAGCGAATAG
- the lptG gene encoding LPS export ABC transporter permease LptG, whose amino-acid sequence MIGPTLGGYFFRRYAVITLWNFVGIAALVFIVTFTEISGRSSGLAGYSAGWALGLAALQLPMIMQQAVPFVGLISAIATLISLNRKYELVVARAAGISAWQFLTPIAVGAFAFGLASVTILNPIAAAGFSTAQAMEAEVRGASTSANPESERWIKQRTDEGETIIGADAALEGGTVLVRPVFLRLSEDGRIVERLDAARAELQEGRWVLTEVVRRRGTNAPERLNAADVPTNLQPEFVGEQLAQPESVSIFRLPAKIEAARSFGLQANAFAMHFHSLVTLPPLLVAMTLIAATVSMRFARMGQSATVILGGVLAGFLLYVVSVLVKAFGTAGFVPPVVAAWTPVMVAMFFGVTFLLYKEDG is encoded by the coding sequence ATGATCGGGCCAACGCTTGGCGGCTACTTCTTCCGCCGGTATGCGGTGATTACGCTATGGAACTTCGTCGGCATCGCCGCGCTGGTTTTCATCGTCACATTCACCGAGATCTCCGGCCGGTCGAGCGGGCTTGCCGGCTATTCGGCAGGCTGGGCCCTGGGCTTGGCGGCGCTTCAGCTTCCCATGATCATGCAGCAGGCGGTCCCCTTTGTCGGCCTGATCTCGGCCATTGCGACGCTTATCAGCCTTAACCGCAAATACGAGCTGGTGGTCGCCCGGGCGGCCGGCATTTCGGCCTGGCAGTTCCTGACCCCGATCGCGGTGGGGGCTTTCGCCTTCGGGCTCGCATCCGTAACCATTCTCAATCCGATAGCGGCGGCGGGGTTTTCGACCGCGCAAGCGATGGAAGCGGAGGTGCGGGGCGCCAGTACCAGCGCCAATCCCGAAAGCGAGCGTTGGATCAAGCAGCGCACGGACGAAGGCGAGACGATCATCGGCGCGGATGCGGCGCTGGAGGGTGGAACGGTCCTGGTCCGCCCGGTATTCCTGCGTCTGAGCGAGGACGGCCGCATCGTCGAGCGGCTGGACGCTGCGCGGGCTGAGTTGCAGGAAGGGCGTTGGGTCCTTACGGAAGTGGTGCGGCGGCGGGGAACCAATGCGCCGGAGCGCTTGAATGCCGCCGACGTGCCCACCAACCTGCAGCCGGAGTTCGTCGGAGAGCAGCTCGCCCAACCCGAATCGGTCTCGATCTTCCGCTTGCCGGCAAAGATCGAGGCCGCACGCTCTTTCGGGCTGCAGGCCAATGCCTTCGCCATGCATTTCCATTCGCTCGTGACGCTGCCGCCATTGCTGGTTGCCATGACGCTGATTGCGGCAACGGTTTCAATGCGTTTTGCCCGAATGGGGCAGTCGGCCACGGTGATTCTGGGTGGCGTCCTCGCCGGCTTTCTGCTTTATGTCGTGTCGGTTTTGGTGAAGGCATTCGGCACCGCCGGATTCGTGCCGCCCGTTGTTGCGGCGTGGACACCGGTAATGGTCGCGATGTTTTTTGGCGTGACGTTTCTATTGTACAAGGAGGACGGGTAG